From a single Pyxicephalus adspersus chromosome 11, UCB_Pads_2.0, whole genome shotgun sequence genomic region:
- the LOC140341229 gene encoding adenosine receptor A2b-like: MLEIMNDNFPFVFLEIILALGIVSLNVLVCATVYLHKELRSITNFLIVSLAAADIGVGAVAIPFSIVLSMEYILCFYTCIFITCFPLVTTQFSILLLLLIAINAHLKIRLPNSYMVYVTNRRLAFAVLLCLFLSCLIGFSPMMGWNQFQQYVGSNRTHAASERSMAGFERSILLYYLPRRSRDLSRAYFSHRQVINNSSIQGDHLGCCSLTSVFTPEYLVYFVFLGCTLLPLLIMLSIYADIFRVVRGHLRSSKKWEINMAWTMLLLVGIFCLCWIPLNAINSLRLLCQSCFIPVPLLRMAVLFSHMNSFANPLVYAMRKRNFGAALKSVFLRLIRCCPVPTVLRRNHKIHPETG; this comes from the exons ATGTTGGAGATTATGAATGATAACTTTCCTTTCGTCTTCCTGGAGATTATATTAGCCCTGGGCATTGTCTCTTTGAATGTGCTGGTTTGTGCCACCGTTTACCTTCACAAGGAATTGCGTTCGATCACCAATTTTCTGATTGTCAGCTTAGCAGCTGCGGACATTGGGGTGGGAGCCGTGGCCATTCCCTTCTCCATAGTGCTGAGCATGGAATACATTCTTTGCTTTTACACTTGCATTTTCATCACCTGTTTTCCACTGGTCACTACGCAGTTCTCCATTTTGCTTCTTCTGCTTATCGCGATCAATGCTCACCTTAAGATTCGTCTGCCAAATAG ctacATGGTGTATGTAACCAACAGAAGGTTGGCATTTGCAGTGCTGCTATGTCTCTTCCTCTCCTGTCTAATCGGCTTCTCTCCCATGATGGGTTGGAACCAGTTCCAGCAATACGTTGGCAGCAATCGGACACATGCAGCCTCTGAAAGGTCCATGGCTGGCTTTGAGAGATCCATTCTGCTCTACTACTTGCCTCGCAGGTCCAGGGATCTCTCCCGAGCATACTTCAGCCACCGACAGGTCATTAATAACAGCAGTATACAAGGTGACCACCTAGGATGTTGTTCGCTCACGTCAGTGTTCACCCCAGAATATCTGGTCTACTTTGTGTTCCTTGGATGTACTCTGTTACCTCTGCTCATTATGCTCTCCATTTATGCCGACATCTTCCGGGTGGTCCGGGGTCATTTGAGGTCCTCCAAGAAGTGGGAGATAAACATGGCCTGGACTATGCTACTCCTGGTGGGCATTTTCTGCTTGTGCTGGATCCCACTCAATGCAATCAATAGCCTGAGGCTCTTATGCCAATCATGCTTCATTCCAGTGCCCCTCCTACGCATGGCTGTGCTCTTTTCACACATGAACTCCTTCGCCAACCCACTTGTCTATGCCATGAGAAAGAGGAACTTTGGAGCTGCACTTAAATCTGTGTTTCTCAGGCTTATCCGCTGCTGCCCGGTGCCTACAGTGCTCCGCCGTAACCACAAGATCCACCCAGAGACTGGATAA